A genomic window from Caldicellulosiruptor kronotskyensis 2002 includes:
- the cmr5 gene encoding type III-B CRISPR module-associated protein Cmr5: MSIKSIEQEIAQFCFNEISTYKKNVESQSDKLSRFKSDIRRLPAMITNNGLLATMVFYKKTNEDVYNIINSWFSYKRQNIDLIEYLTNDVDYEKLLFKTSEVLKLADWLKRIVEVEIKDEKTTEE, from the coding sequence ATGAGTATAAAAAGCATAGAACAAGAAATAGCTCAGTTTTGTTTTAATGAAATTTCAACTTATAAAAAAAATGTAGAAAGTCAAAGTGATAAACTTTCAAGGTTTAAATCTGACATAAGGCGACTTCCAGCCATGATAACTAATAATGGTCTTTTGGCTACCATGGTATTTTATAAAAAAACTAATGAAGATGTTTATAATATAATAAATAGTTGGTTTTCTTATAAGCGACAAAATATTGATTTAATTGAATATTTAACTAATGATGTAGACTATGAAAAGCTTCTTTTTAAAACCTCTGAAGTTCTTAAACTTGCTGACTGGTTAAAAAGAATTGTTGAGGTGGAAATAAAAGATGAGAAAACAACAGAAGAGTAA
- the cmr6 gene encoding type III-B CRISPR module RAMP protein Cmr6, whose protein sequence is MRKQQKSKNPKGNQQANWQSNLAIAECDNFSLAFSKGVSIEICKNKNFDLINQKNKKEYLQSISISKAKEKLSFIQNQINYKLKSIEEYLLANHFLKVIDINLKNISRLVVGLGSEHVFETSLTLDYIWGIPYIPSSAVKGGCRAAAFWEIVSLILNNYDKKESQKEISQDAIDEVARYIFQKLYDEDIYFENNKLLELSDIDKRILLYKFIFGTKNFEGLFTFLDAYPQNLSGLAHIFELDIINSHYPDYYSNPKDIPAGDWYNPQPVYFLAVKPGIEFKFTVFYDQHRSEKLVKSFGTGSIYSELIQLLEKNNFEILRNTIKTSLSFYGIGAKTRLGYGLFEILNEQGNSI, encoded by the coding sequence ATGAGAAAACAACAGAAGAGTAAAAATCCGAAAGGTAATCAACAAGCAAATTGGCAGTCAAATTTAGCCATAGCAGAATGTGATAACTTTTCACTTGCTTTTTCAAAAGGTGTTTCTATTGAGATATGCAAAAATAAAAATTTTGATCTTATAAATCAAAAAAACAAAAAAGAATACTTACAATCAATTTCTATTAGCAAAGCAAAGGAAAAATTATCTTTTATTCAAAATCAAATAAATTACAAATTGAAGAGTATTGAAGAATACTTGCTTGCTAATCACTTTTTAAAGGTTATTGATATTAATCTGAAAAACATATCAAGACTGGTTGTAGGTTTGGGATCTGAGCATGTTTTCGAAACATCCTTAACTCTTGATTATATTTGGGGAATTCCTTATATACCATCTTCTGCAGTCAAAGGCGGATGTAGGGCTGCTGCATTCTGGGAAATAGTTTCGTTAATATTAAATAATTATGATAAAAAAGAATCTCAAAAAGAAATTTCTCAAGACGCAATTGATGAAGTAGCAAGATATATTTTCCAGAAATTGTACGATGAAGATATTTATTTTGAAAACAATAAACTATTAGAACTTAGTGATATTGATAAAAGAATTTTACTATATAAATTCATATTTGGGACAAAGAATTTTGAAGGCTTATTCACATTTTTAGATGCATATCCTCAAAATCTATCGGGATTAGCCCATATATTCGAATTAGACATAATAAATTCTCATTACCCTGACTATTATAGTAATCCCAAAGATATACCAGCTGGGGATTGGTATAATCCACAACCTGTTTACTTCTTAGCAGTAAAACCAGGAATCGAATTTAAATTCACTGTATTTTATGACCAACATCGTTCTGAGAAGTTAGTAAAATCTTTTGGGACAGGAAGCATATATTCTGAGCTAATCCAATTATTAGAAAAAAATAATTTTGAAATTCTTAGAAACACCATAAAAACCTCTTTAAGCTTTTATGGCATAGGCGCAAAAACACGGTTAGGTTATGGTTTATTTGAAATTTTAAATGAACAAGGCAATTCCATTTAA
- the cas2 gene encoding CRISPR-associated endonuclease Cas2, whose protein sequence is MFVIVTYDINEKRVNKVRKILKKYFTWVQNSVFEGEITYGKLEKCKRELLSVIEKDEDSVYFYEMDYKLVCNKKVLGQEKNYDSVII, encoded by the coding sequence ATCTTTGTAATAGTTACATACGACATCAATGAAAAGAGAGTCAACAAGGTAAGAAAAATTTTGAAAAAATACTTCACATGGGTTCAAAACTCAGTTTTTGAAGGAGAAATTACATACGGCAAGCTTGAAAAATGCAAACGGGAACTTTTATCGGTCATAGAAAAGGATGAAGATTCGGTGTATTTTTATGAGATGGATTATAAACTTGTATGCAACAAAAAGGTTTTAGGACAAGAAAAAAACTATGATTCTGTTATAATTTGA
- the cas1b gene encoding type I-B CRISPR-associated endonuclease Cas1b: MQKSLYITSNGRLRRHENTLYFEMGAEKKAIDIENVEQIHIFGEVDLNTKALNYISQYGIVLHFYNYYGFYAGSFLPRKKNVSGDVVVRQALHYLDREKRLFLAYCFVESAVYHMMRNLRERKEAEAYLIAIEDEWEKGRFNISSISELMGLEGRIRNIYYQSFNQFLPEDFSMEKREKRPPTNPINALISFGNSLIYSHTLSQIYQTQLDPSISFLHEPSEKRFSLSLDISEIFKPLIVDTVIFKLLNNHQLELEHFDEDLNYCYLNQEGKKIFLKEFQSKLETTVRHRQLNRNVSYKGFIRLECYKLIKHFIGDQVYSPLKAWW; encoded by the coding sequence ATGCAAAAGAGCTTATATATTACTTCAAATGGAAGACTAAGAAGGCATGAAAATACACTTTATTTTGAAATGGGTGCTGAAAAGAAGGCAATTGATATAGAAAACGTTGAACAGATTCACATCTTTGGAGAAGTCGATTTGAACACAAAAGCTCTAAACTATATCTCTCAATACGGTATTGTTCTTCATTTTTACAACTACTATGGTTTTTATGCGGGGAGTTTCTTGCCACGCAAGAAAAATGTGTCTGGAGATGTTGTGGTTAGGCAAGCCCTTCATTATCTTGATAGAGAAAAAAGATTATTTTTAGCATATTGTTTTGTCGAGTCGGCAGTATACCATATGATGCGAAATTTGAGAGAAAGAAAGGAAGCTGAGGCTTATTTGATTGCAATTGAGGATGAGTGGGAAAAAGGAAGGTTTAATATATCAAGTATTTCAGAGCTAATGGGACTTGAGGGGCGAATTCGAAATATATATTATCAATCATTTAATCAATTTCTTCCAGAAGATTTTTCAATGGAAAAAAGAGAAAAAAGACCACCTACAAATCCCATCAATGCTCTTATTTCGTTTGGAAATAGCTTGATTTACAGTCACACTTTATCTCAAATTTATCAAACTCAGCTTGACCCAAGCATAAGTTTTTTGCATGAACCAAGCGAAAAGAGATTTTCGCTTAGCCTTGATATTTCTGAGATTTTCAAGCCATTGATTGTTGATACTGTAATATTTAAGCTTCTTAATAACCATCAGTTAGAGCTTGAGCATTTTGATGAAGATTTAAATTATTGTTATCTAAATCAAGAAGGGAAGAAAATATTTTTAAAAGAATTTCAAAGCAAGCTTGAGACTACAGTTCGTCACAGACAGCTGAATAGAAATGTTTCCTATAAGGGATTTATAAGACTTGAGTGCTACAAGCTGATAAAGCATTTTATAGGCGATCAGGTATATTCACCACTCAAAGCATGGTGGTAA
- the cas4 gene encoding CRISPR-associated protein Cas4, which translates to MENSQEFQDLKFQAIKINYLYVCKRKLWLFSKNITFENKSDKVLLGRLLHEYSYPKEKSKEILIDNIITIDIMSDGSIREVKYSSKMKEADIMQVMYYLYYLKQKGVQKQGIINYPKEKRKEVLKLTPEYEEKVKQALKEIEEITTKSIPPPAQKQKICKSCAYFEFCWG; encoded by the coding sequence ATGGAAAATTCTCAAGAATTTCAAGACCTAAAATTCCAGGCTATAAAAATTAACTATCTTTATGTTTGCAAAAGAAAACTATGGCTTTTTAGCAAGAATATAACCTTCGAAAACAAATCAGATAAGGTTCTTTTAGGAAGACTTTTGCATGAATACTCATATCCTAAAGAAAAAAGTAAGGAAATCTTGATTGATAACATAATCACAATAGACATAATGTCAGACGGCAGTATCAGAGAAGTAAAGTATAGCAGTAAAATGAAAGAAGCTGACATAATGCAGGTTATGTATTACCTTTACTATCTCAAGCAAAAAGGAGTTCAAAAGCAAGGTATAATCAATTATCCAAAAGAAAAAAGAAAAGAGGTGCTAAAACTTACCCCTGAGTACGAAGAAAAAGTAAAGCAAGCTTTAAAAGAGATAGAAGAAATTACAACAAAATCTATTCCGCCGCCTGCGCAAAAACAAAAGATTTGCAAGTCGTGCGCGTACTTTGAGTTTTGCTGGGGGTAA
- a CDS encoding CRISPR-associated helicase/endonuclease Cas3, whose translation MSEIWAKSVDEKNNKIVTLSDHVSDVLKVFNFFKKKFSDNQFILNATEVAIFLHDLGKVLPSFQIKALGNIEYYPRDVIYEIPHSLFSVFWINIDKLKEKFDSEEYLNYIISAIAYHHWRDNFDEIISLENKQLKQVCEKVIHEWKDELKENLAKEFGKLSNYDGYKELINVNMTWLKAILNHRLFVNLVVPPYKFDYHPLRGEVKKEWIFISGILQRCDHFASWCEEEGAEEELENVEIDAPEKEYVAKTISSKIGDNAWQFKELEKCSEKNVILIAPTGYGKTEFAFLWSSGEKLFYTLPLRASVNNTFERAKNVFGCDKTGLLHSDADIYLLDKNSDETGSIKLYELSKQLSYPVIISTGDQFFPYALRPPGFEKIFVSLSYSRIAVDEIQAYSPKACAIIAKFMEWVYKMGGKFLLMTATMPKFVMDYLKDVIPDFYDNVNTINIYEEEKDAFSKLYKHKIKLNLIKIENEQFDIPDEIIREILQKANNNKRVLIILNTVGFAQSVYDKLKNSADGQLKERIFLIHSRFTLKDRESKEFDYINNEFKNPKTENIGKILVATQVVEASLDIDADFLYTEICPLDCLVQRMGRILRRYIYQNNEVVNKSNDEKLKLDYPFRAFEKEYHNEPNVNVLIFDSNNLQSGGQRVYTKELINLSLAWLWKARYNQSNLGSLLDKTFQQEFDDDGIEEFFREEFADLILVQKNNKNKGKKDKGKNKESVYNSLLFSHDWLAKLDQLEIELSEYDKYILVTLFYSTMKKKGRYLKDFYNTLIVLDSGLMSDKKSEAEEIFREIYSVQIIPKNKFEEFKKDIQEFIKTIEQGKENKRMLFTQFKRGVLSKYIVMHFCSKDLESVYNKLTIEIEMDSKWKRRLKRWLSGVYLNNDFVYNNEKGLIKAEEEKSIEDSFIL comes from the coding sequence ATGAGTGAAATTTGGGCAAAGTCGGTGGATGAGAAAAATAATAAAATAGTTACTTTATCAGACCATGTCTCTGATGTACTAAAGGTTTTTAACTTTTTTAAAAAGAAATTTTCAGATAATCAATTTATCTTGAATGCGACTGAAGTTGCAATATTTCTTCATGATTTGGGGAAAGTATTGCCATCTTTTCAAATAAAAGCTTTAGGAAATATTGAATATTATCCAAGGGATGTGATTTATGAAATTCCACATTCATTATTTTCTGTTTTTTGGATTAATATAGACAAGCTAAAAGAAAAGTTTGATAGTGAAGAATATTTAAATTATATAATTTCAGCGATTGCGTATCATCATTGGAGAGATAATTTTGATGAGATAATTTCTTTAGAAAATAAGCAATTGAAACAGGTGTGTGAAAAGGTAATTCATGAATGGAAAGATGAATTAAAAGAAAATCTTGCTAAAGAGTTTGGAAAGCTTTCAAATTATGATGGATATAAAGAATTAATCAATGTTAATATGACATGGCTGAAAGCTATTTTAAACCACAGACTTTTTGTGAATTTAGTAGTTCCTCCTTACAAATTTGACTATCATCCACTCAGGGGTGAAGTTAAAAAAGAATGGATTTTTATATCAGGGATTTTACAGCGTTGCGACCATTTTGCTTCGTGGTGCGAAGAAGAGGGAGCAGAAGAAGAGTTAGAAAATGTTGAAATTGATGCACCAGAAAAAGAATATGTTGCTAAAACTATTTCAAGTAAAATTGGAGATAATGCTTGGCAATTTAAAGAGTTAGAAAAATGTTCAGAAAAAAACGTTATTCTAATAGCACCAACAGGTTATGGTAAAACAGAGTTTGCTTTTTTATGGTCATCAGGAGAAAAGCTTTTTTATACTTTACCTCTCAGAGCATCAGTAAATAACACTTTTGAAAGAGCTAAAAATGTATTTGGATGTGACAAGACAGGGCTTTTGCATTCAGATGCTGATATTTATTTGTTGGATAAAAATTCAGATGAAACTGGCTCAATAAAGTTGTATGAGCTTTCAAAACAACTATCATATCCTGTAATAATCTCAACAGGAGACCAATTTTTTCCATATGCATTGAGGCCTCCTGGATTTGAAAAGATATTTGTTTCTCTTTCATATTCCCGAATAGCAGTTGATGAAATACAGGCATATTCGCCAAAAGCTTGTGCTATAATTGCAAAATTTATGGAATGGGTATATAAAATGGGTGGGAAATTTCTTTTAATGACTGCTACTATGCCAAAATTTGTAATGGATTATTTAAAAGATGTAATTCCTGACTTTTATGATAATGTAAATACTATAAATATTTATGAGGAAGAAAAAGATGCATTTAGTAAACTTTACAAACACAAAATAAAACTAAATTTAATTAAAATCGAAAATGAGCAATTTGATATTCCTGATGAAATAATTAGAGAAATTTTGCAAAAAGCAAATAATAACAAAAGAGTACTTATAATATTGAATACTGTAGGTTTTGCGCAGAGTGTGTATGATAAATTGAAAAATAGTGCAGATGGACAATTGAAAGAAAGAATTTTTCTTATTCATTCCAGATTTACTTTGAAAGATAGAGAAAGTAAAGAATTTGATTATATAAATAATGAGTTTAAGAATCCTAAAACCGAGAATATTGGCAAAATACTTGTTGCAACCCAAGTAGTTGAGGCTTCTTTAGATATTGATGCAGATTTTTTGTATACAGAGATATGCCCGCTTGACTGCTTAGTCCAAAGAATGGGGAGAATTTTGAGAAGATATATTTATCAAAATAATGAAGTTGTCAATAAAAGCAATGATGAGAAATTAAAATTAGATTACCCTTTTAGAGCTTTTGAAAAAGAATATCATAATGAGCCAAATGTAAATGTACTTATATTTGATAGCAATAATTTGCAATCAGGCGGGCAGAGAGTTTATACAAAGGAACTTATTAATCTTTCACTTGCTTGGTTGTGGAAAGCAAGATATAATCAATCTAATTTGGGGAGCTTATTAGACAAAACTTTTCAACAAGAATTTGACGATGATGGTATTGAGGAGTTTTTTAGAGAGGAGTTTGCAGACTTAATCCTTGTTCAAAAAAATAATAAAAATAAAGGTAAAAAGGATAAAGGTAAGAATAAAGAAAGTGTCTATAATTCTCTTCTTTTCAGTCATGATTGGTTAGCAAAATTAGACCAGTTAGAAATTGAACTGTCAGAATATGATAAGTACATTTTGGTAACTTTATTTTATTCTACAATGAAAAAGAAAGGTAGATATTTAAAGGATTTTTACAATACCCTTATTGTATTAGATAGTGGATTGATGTCAGATAAAAAATCTGAAGCAGAAGAGATTTTTAGAGAAATTTATAGTGTACAGATTATTCCCAAGAACAAGTTTGAAGAATTTAAAAAGGATATTCAAGAATTTATAAAAACAATAGAACAGGGCAAAGAAAATAAAAGGATGCTTTTTACGCAATTTAAGAGGGGTGTCTTGTCAAAATATATTGTTATGCATTTTTGTTCAAAAGACTTAGAGTCTGTTTATAATAAACTTACAATTGAAATTGAGATGGATAGTAAGTGGAAAAGAAGACTTAAACGTTGGCTTTCAGGTGTATATTTGAACAATGATTTTGTATACAATAATGAGAAAGGCTTAATAAAAGCTGAAGAAGAGAAAAGTATAGAAGATAGTTTTATTCTCTAA
- the cas5b gene encoding type I-B CRISPR-associated protein Cas5b, which yields MKETKNSIYTLKMKIYQPQAHFRIPFSYQRRHTYPIPPYSTVLGLIANVLGIKNIPGQEEPCVNKNCKCLYHKLKQIKMGVCGNFETKVEEYFWLRNLNIGNHIERFGSITNRYVGGHIEHIGGQMPCIADVLHNVRILIYLYHCDKEFLDIIKSSFENPINRTSVIHLGRAEDWILIEDIRYVDLIIDKINGNYKNFFWVPEKVFGFDGNFDFKKVNGLAYNITSFYKIQNGVRNFRYVKVKLNNGDFGDITTYFDTEDNIPVFLADLEEGKDE from the coding sequence ATGAAAGAGACTAAAAATTCTATTTATACTTTAAAAATGAAGATATATCAACCGCAAGCACATTTTAGGATACCATTTAGTTATCAAAGAAGACATACATACCCTATTCCACCTTATTCGACGGTTTTAGGTTTGATAGCAAATGTTCTTGGTATTAAGAATATACCAGGGCAAGAGGAGCCTTGTGTAAATAAAAACTGCAAATGTTTATATCACAAATTGAAACAAATTAAAATGGGAGTTTGTGGAAATTTTGAAACCAAAGTTGAAGAATACTTTTGGTTGAGAAACCTGAATATAGGAAATCATATAGAAAGGTTTGGCTCTATAACAAATCGATATGTTGGTGGCCACATTGAACACATCGGTGGGCAGATGCCATGTATTGCAGATGTTTTGCATAACGTAAGAATTTTAATTTATTTGTATCATTGTGACAAAGAGTTTTTGGATATTATAAAAAGTAGTTTTGAAAATCCTATCAATAGAACTTCTGTTATACATTTAGGCAGAGCTGAAGACTGGATATTAATTGAAGATATAAGATATGTTGATTTGATAATTGATAAAATTAATGGAAACTACAAAAATTTTTTCTGGGTTCCTGAAAAAGTTTTTGGATTTGATGGAAATTTTGACTTTAAAAAGGTTAATGGCTTGGCTTACAATATAACTTCTTTTTATAAAATTCAGAATGGAGTTAGAAACTTTAGATATGTCAAAGTGAAACTAAATAATGGGGATTTTGGTGATATTACTACTTATTTTGATACAGAAGATAATATCCCTGTATTTTTAGCCGACCTTGAGGAGGGTAAAGATGAGTGA
- the cas7i gene encoding type I-B CRISPR-associated protein Cas7/Cst2/DevR, which yields MHLDTKIYTRHITLTAVIEAWALNRDEKIGGNILSIKKLKRDLETVSYIGKPGIRHYLFETLKKGFGWKEALVTVAKQDETKVIQFDITKDDILSSPELDVFGYMYTIKGQASITRKAPLGITKAIGLNLYDGDMSFYANHDLVNRGIKQGIDDISPNPYSKEEHISFYKLSFTIDTDVLGKDEWIVENEPKVEDGIIKIILSEDKIKQVSYIEQLDERVYRVEKGIIRYDKIELDGNKKKYKIIFEVNKEEKLTRIKQILEAIKDGLYAQSSGEANTIVPLFLIAGYVKVPSPVFHPYIEIEPVSGAKRGRVIGVNDCLKNCWIVDKVFLMDCERMQIERKKELIFNTSKLGKFEVTENWDEFLKVLDDE from the coding sequence ATGCATCTTGATACAAAAATTTACACAAGGCATATAACTTTAACAGCTGTTATTGAAGCTTGGGCTTTGAACAGAGACGAAAAAATTGGTGGTAATATATTGTCAATTAAGAAATTGAAAAGAGATTTAGAAACAGTAAGTTATATAGGCAAACCAGGTATAAGACATTATCTCTTTGAAACATTAAAAAAAGGATTTGGATGGAAAGAGGCTTTGGTAACAGTAGCTAAACAGGATGAAACAAAAGTTATCCAATTCGATATAACAAAAGATGATATTTTGTCAAGTCCAGAGCTTGACGTATTTGGATATATGTATACTATAAAAGGACAAGCCTCAATTACACGAAAAGCACCCTTAGGGATAACAAAAGCTATAGGATTAAATTTGTATGATGGAGATATGTCTTTTTACGCAAACCATGATCTTGTTAATAGAGGAATTAAGCAAGGTATTGATGACATATCACCTAATCCATATAGCAAAGAAGAACATATATCTTTTTATAAATTGAGTTTTACTATTGATACAGATGTATTGGGTAAGGATGAATGGATTGTTGAAAATGAGCCAAAAGTTGAAGACGGAATTATAAAGATTATACTTTCTGAAGATAAAATAAAGCAAGTATCATATATTGAACAACTTGATGAAAGAGTATATAGGGTTGAGAAAGGTATTATTAGATATGACAAAATAGAATTAGATGGTAACAAGAAAAAATATAAAATAATTTTTGAAGTTAACAAAGAAGAAAAACTAACCCGTATAAAGCAAATTCTTGAAGCTATTAAAGATGGGCTTTATGCTCAGTCAAGTGGAGAAGCAAATACTATAGTCCCACTTTTTTTGATTGCGGGTTATGTAAAAGTTCCTTCACCAGTATTTCACCCATATATTGAGATAGAACCAGTTTCAGGTGCAAAAAGGGGCAGAGTTATAGGTGTTAATGATTGTTTAAAAAATTGCTGGATAGTGGACAAAGTATTTTTGATGGATTGTGAAAGAATGCAGATAGAAAGAAAGAAAGAATTGATTTTCAATACAAGCAAGTTGGGTAAGTTTGAAGTAACCGAAAATTGGGATGAATTTTTAAAAGTCTTGGATGATGAATAA
- the cas8a1 gene encoding type I-B CRISPR-associated protein Cas8b1/Cst1, with the protein MDKLILYPGNWLYNASVIGFLSVISRELGEDVVESWLNEDGSLAIDKAIFEPVKIGKEDIPKSLVYYVEYLTENDDIEEWLEKKNKKNDEKKEQSNNEKHKEYFAAMGRFGYKLIKAFDKLFFNEMLYRNLVQQGDRKEFITILLNLFSITNNRVTHRCDFCGIERAVEPDENSKLEKRLFKFDLMHSSLLGSSVGKFPNSFWNNSTSLRICPICLYFIIHHHLALTKLEDGSEIFINAQSFQVMWYLNKYIKAVNEKAKTADVRRLLGMSVMEMALKTNIQLGKWTMMNIEAVSKLMFKIKGKPKYKIDFYSLPHEVISLLLNRKISSILSEIGETSILNLVLNQNYGRIMEIGEKVFKIALKKLSGESNKGNDDESDEDDKFIAHYFRLAKEKNDLIKISQNLFELYLLIMEKQKRRL; encoded by the coding sequence ATGGATAAGCTTATATTATATCCAGGTAATTGGCTCTATAATGCTTCGGTGATTGGATTTTTAAGTGTTATTTCAAGGGAATTAGGTGAGGATGTAGTTGAAAGTTGGTTAAATGAAGATGGTAGTTTAGCTATAGATAAAGCAATTTTTGAACCTGTCAAAATAGGTAAAGAAGATATACCTAAATCTTTAGTTTATTATGTAGAGTATTTAACTGAGAATGATGATATTGAAGAATGGTTAGAAAAAAAGAATAAGAAAAATGATGAAAAAAAAGAACAAAGTAATAATGAAAAGCATAAAGAATATTTTGCTGCAATGGGGAGATTTGGTTATAAACTTATTAAAGCTTTTGATAAATTATTTTTCAATGAAATGCTATATCGTAACCTTGTACAACAAGGAGATAGAAAAGAATTTATAACAATTTTACTAAATTTATTTTCTATAACTAATAATAGAGTTACTCATAGATGTGATTTTTGCGGAATTGAAAGAGCTGTAGAGCCAGATGAAAACAGCAAATTAGAAAAAAGACTTTTTAAATTTGACTTAATGCATTCTTCTTTATTAGGATCGTCGGTAGGAAAATTTCCAAACTCATTTTGGAATAATAGTACATCGTTAAGAATCTGTCCGATATGTTTATATTTTATTATCCATCATCATTTGGCTCTTACTAAGCTTGAAGACGGTTCAGAAATTTTTATAAATGCTCAATCATTTCAAGTGATGTGGTATTTGAATAAGTATATCAAAGCTGTTAACGAGAAAGCAAAAACAGCTGATGTAAGAAGGTTATTGGGAATGTCTGTAATGGAGATGGCATTAAAAACAAATATTCAGCTTGGGAAATGGACTATGATGAATATTGAAGCTGTCAGCAAATTAATGTTTAAAATTAAAGGGAAACCAAAATATAAGATAGATTTTTATAGTTTACCTCATGAGGTAATTTCGTTACTTTTGAATCGAAAAATTTCAAGCATATTGAGTGAAATTGGAGAAACGAGCATCTTAAATTTAGTATTAAATCAAAATTATGGAAGAATTATGGAAATTGGTGAAAAGGTTTTTAAGATAGCCTTAAAAAAACTGTCAGGAGAAAGTAACAAAGGAAATGATGATGAATCAGACGAAGATGATAAGTTTATTGCTCATTACTTTCGATTAGCTAAAGAAAAAAATGATTTAATAAAAATTTCTCAAAATCTTTTTGAACTTTATCTATTGATAATGGAAAAACAAAAAAGGAGGCTCTGA
- the cas6 gene encoding CRISPR-associated endoribonuclease Cas6, translating to MRAKFIFKVIENQSEGHSLPVYYRTIFMSFLKSALSLYDKDYFNRIYWWGEKKNKWQKPFVFSVNLPNMNFQDDTVFFRGDIMLNISTSDYEFFVNMYNSLLNNRLYPCHLTENCKIELKRMYLVREPEQFRSTMMFKTFAPILIEKKEGNKKVPVLPYDEGFEDIFNEVVDFGIRNIRLLRGQNKGLQKRLTFRPINIQKIVVKHRISEFVETTGKDIMFLTGFSGLFELSGDPEDLKELYQNGIGFRRGQGFGFVEVVR from the coding sequence GTGAGAGCAAAGTTCATTTTTAAGGTGATTGAAAATCAAAGTGAGGGACATAGTCTTCCAGTTTACTACAGAACTATTTTTATGAGTTTTTTAAAAAGTGCCCTTTCTCTATATGACAAAGACTACTTTAATAGAATTTACTGGTGGGGTGAAAAAAAGAATAAATGGCAAAAGCCATTTGTTTTTTCAGTTAATCTTCCCAATATGAACTTTCAAGATGATACAGTTTTTTTCAGAGGAGATATTATGCTAAATATTTCCACATCCGACTATGAATTTTTTGTAAACATGTACAATAGCTTACTCAACAATCGCCTCTATCCATGCCACTTAACAGAAAACTGCAAAATTGAATTAAAGAGAATGTATTTGGTAAGAGAACCAGAACAATTTAGATCAACTATGATGTTCAAAACATTTGCTCCAATTTTGATTGAGAAAAAAGAAGGCAACAAAAAGGTGCCAGTTTTGCCTTACGATGAAGGTTTTGAGGACATTTTTAATGAAGTTGTTGACTTTGGGATAAGAAATATTCGTCTTTTGAGAGGGCAAAACAAAGGACTGCAAAAGAGGTTGACTTTCAGACCAATAAATATTCAAAAGATTGTTGTAAAACACAGAATTTCTGAGTTTGTTGAAACAACAGGCAAAGATATAATGTTTTTGACAGGATTTTCTGGTTTGTTTGAACTATCAGGAGACCCAGAGGATTTAAAAGAACTGTATCAAAACGGCATAGGATTTAGACGGGGTCAAGGGTTTGGGTTTGTAGAGGTGGTGAGGTAA